The region gTGTTTCCTTCATCCATCCAGCCACTCTGCCTTTTGACTGGAGAATTCAATCCActtacatttagagtaattattggTAGTTACTGACTATAGGTAAAGACTTACTAATGACATTTTATTAACTGTTTTATGGCTATTTTGTTGTTcccttgttcttttcttcctctcttgctgccTTCCTGTGTGaattgatgactttctttagtggtatgctttgattaccttctttttatcttttgtgtgTATGCTTTTCACTTTGTAGTTACCATAAGGCATACATAAAACATCTAATAGACATAACCATCTATtttatgctgatttttttttttttggctgagatcATTACACATTTAATATAGTCCCCCCAAAGAATGACAGAATgtgtaaaatgaaatgaaggtcCCTTAGAGTTTGGAATTCTTCTGGTGCACAATCCTGTCTTCTTTGTTCAAGAAGTTTGTAGTCATTTTCAGGATCCACTCCAGGAGCCAAAATTCTTAATTTAGGTATCAGGCAAACCATTCAGGGCAAAAAATACACGAAGAAAAACAACACCACGTCTAAGAGGATGAAGAGCCAGAGATCCAACCAGTAGGAATGTTTTGGTAACCGGTCTGCCCCGGACTGAGGCCGCACTTCGTGGTTTTGCTGTGGCCTCTCGGCTTCACCCAAGCCTCGCCGCTCCCGGGGACCATCCCGACCATCTTCGGCCGCCGAGCCTACCTCCATCTTGCAGCAGTCGCCGCGCCACAACCTGAGTAGCCGGAAATCCTCAGCTCCCGCTCTTCCGCGCTCACCTCGCCGGAAAAGGGGACTCAGtccgacacccccccccccacacatgCTCTGTTCCCCGCccccttttatgtttttgatgtcacagttTACCTCCTTTTATATTGTAtattcattaacaaattatttttattacttttgtccTTTGACTTTTTTATTACAGTTAAGTGGCTAATATTCTACAATATTACAGCAATAgaatattctgaatttgactatatgTTTACCTTTACCCAGTGTGTTGTGTATTTtcttgttactaattagcatccttcattaactataataattttataattataattataataattagctTGAGGAATTCCTTTCATTATTCTTTGTAAGGCAGATCTAGTGGTGATAaactccctcagtttttgtttgtctgagaaaggtGTTATCTTTTCTAACCTTTCTGAACAACGATTTTGCTGAGTAGAGttttcttggttggcagttttttgtTTAAgtgctttgaatatatcatcccactctccTGGTCTGAAAGATTTCTCTGAGAAATCCACTGAAGCTTTATGGGGGTTCTCTTGTAAGTTATAagcttcttttctcttgctgattttaagaatctctctttgtctttgattttcaacagttttattgtaatgtctcttttttaaaattaattaaattatttttttttggctgtgttgcgtcttcgttgctgtgtgtgggctttctctagttgcggcgagcaggggctactctttgttgtggtgcgcgggcttctcattgcagtggcttctcttgttgcagagcatgggctctaggtgggcgggcttcagtagttgtggcacacaggctcagtagttgtggctcatgggctctagagtgcaggctcagtagttgtggcgcacgggcttagttgctccatggcatgtgggatcttcccagaccagggctcgaacccatgtcccctgcattggcaggcggattcttagccactgtgccaccagggaagtcctgtaatgTCTCTTGAAGATGTCTTTCAGTTGAATTTGTTTGCTGACCTAtgagcttcatgaacttggataCCCACATTTCTCCCCAGATTTTGGAAGTTCTcaatcattatttatttaaataaactttctattccttcttcctctcttctcctgggtctccaataatttgcagatttttttcttttggtggaaTTTCATAAATCACATAAGCTGTCCTCactcttttgttttcctctgactAGATAATTTCAAATGCCCTGTCTTCTAAGTCACAGATTCTTTCTTCCACTGatccattctgctgttgatgCTCTCTATTGCAGTTTTCATTTCTTCGGCTC is a window of Eschrichtius robustus isolate mEscRob2 chromosome 11, mEscRob2.pri, whole genome shotgun sequence DNA encoding:
- the LOC137772390 gene encoding uncharacterized protein C4orf3-like, with translation MEVGSAAEDGRDGPRERRGLGEAERPQQNHEVRPQSGADRLPKHSYWLDLWLFILLDVVLFFFVYFLP